GATAAATTGTTTCGCGAGATAGCCGAAAAAGATGATCAAGCCTCCTGACGAAGTAGTCGCGACCATTGCCGGTGCAAACAGAATTCTGCTGGCCACCCATATATACCCGGATGGCGATGCTCTCGGGTCACAGCTGGCGCTTTCCGAGATTCTCAAATCCCTTGGCAAGGATGTCGTATTATATGCAGAGGAGGAGGTCGGACACCTGTATGAATTCATGCCGGGGTGTCGGAACCTGGTGACGAAACTGCCGGCGCTGTCGGGATTTGATTGCGCGGTGGCGGTTGACTGTGGTGACCAGGCACGCCTTGGTCGTGAAAGAGAGCGGTTGTTGAGCGTTCACCCTTTTGTGATGATTGACCATCACGCCGGGCATAAACCCTTTGGCGATATTCAATGGGTCGACAGTAAACGCGCCTCTACCGGAGAGATGATTTGTGACCTGGCTGCGGCCCTCAAAGCGGATATTTCCTATGAGGCCGCCTACTGTCTTTATGCCGCAATTGTCTCCGACACCGGTTCTTTTAAGTATTCTTCGACTACGGCTGATACGTTCAGGGTGGCCGGCGAATTGATCGGCAAAGGGGTCAAACCCTCCGAGGTTGCCGGCAAGCTCTTTGATAATTTCACCTCGAACCGGTTGCAGCTCCTCCAGATGGTTCTTGATTCCCTTGAGCTGTTTCACAAGAACAGGGTTGCGGTGATCAAAGCGACCGGCGAGATGTTTGCCCGCACCGGAACGGTCCAGGCGGATACCGAGAATTTTATAAATTATCCCCGATCGCTGACGACGGTGAAGGTGGCGGTCTTCATCAAAGAAAGCAGAGACGGGATGATTTCCGTAAGCTTGCGTTCGAAGGGCAGTGGTTATGATGTGGCGAGGATTGCAGGTTCCTTCGGTGGTGGCGGACACTGCAATGCTGCCGGATTCAAATTAAAAGGTGCCACGGTTGCCGAGATTCAGGAGAAACTCCTGCATGAACTTGGGCCTCTGGTCTCTGAACATTAGGCAGAGCGGAATGGAGCAGGGGCAGAGGATGAATGGTTTTGTTGCAGCCTGATGGATGACGGCTCGAAGTGACGATAGAAGCTGGAATTTTTCCTATAGACAAGCCGGTGGGGCCAACTTCTTTCAGGGTTGTCCAGCAGGTCAGACGAGCCCTGGGAATCAAGAAAACAGGGCATGCCGGAACCTTGGACCCATTTGCCTCGGGTTTACTCGTGGTGTGTGTCGGCCGCCCGGCAACCAGGCTTGTTCCGTGGCTGATGGATGGCGAGAAGGTTTATGAAGCCGAGCTGTGCCTTGGGCTTGAAACCGAAACTTTTGATCTGGAAGGAGAAATCGTCGCCAGAAATGAAGTGGGTGATATCGGCGAAGAGACGATATCACGCTGTCTGGCCTCATTCACCGGCAGTCAATTGCAGGTTCCACCTTTGTATTCAGCCTTGAAGCACAAAGGAAAACCGCTTTATTATTATGCGAGAAAAGGGATCGAGATCAGCAGGGAAGCGAGAAAGGTGGAAATCCCGGAGATAAAATGTCTTGATTTCTCCCGGAATATATTGAAGATAAAAGTCCGATGCAGTAAAGGCACCTATATCCGGACCCTGGCTTCTGATATCGGCAGGGTACTTGGTTGCGGTGCCTGCCTGTCTGGTTTGCGGCGGTTGCAGAGCGGTTTCCTGTCGGTTGCCGAGGCCGTTGATGGCAACGTTTTAGCCGATGGGGTGGCTGCTGCAGAAGAGATTTTAATGCAACGGATGATCACGGTGGAAACTGTGAGGAGCAGATTGCTTATATAGTAGGAGTCGATGGCCGTCAGCGGCTATGATATCCTGAATTGTTAATTATTTTTTGGAGGAGTACGCAGTGACCTTAAAAGTAGACGAAAAACGTGAGATCATGGGCAAATTCGGTAAACATGAGAAGGATACCGGCTCGCCTGAAG
This genomic interval from Pseudomonadota bacterium contains the following:
- the truB gene encoding tRNA pseudouridine(55) synthase TruB, which translates into the protein MTIEAGIFPIDKPVGPTSFRVVQQVRRALGIKKTGHAGTLDPFASGLLVVCVGRPATRLVPWLMDGEKVYEAELCLGLETETFDLEGEIVARNEVGDIGEETISRCLASFTGSQLQVPPLYSALKHKGKPLYYYARKGIEISREARKVEIPEIKCLDFSRNILKIKVRCSKGTYIRTLASDIGRVLGCGACLSGLRRLQSGFLSVAEAVDGNVLADGVAAAEEILMQRMITVETVRSRLLI
- a CDS encoding bifunctional oligoribonuclease/PAP phosphatase NrnA, which encodes MIKPPDEVVATIAGANRILLATHIYPDGDALGSQLALSEILKSLGKDVVLYAEEEVGHLYEFMPGCRNLVTKLPALSGFDCAVAVDCGDQARLGRERERLLSVHPFVMIDHHAGHKPFGDIQWVDSKRASTGEMICDLAAALKADISYEAAYCLYAAIVSDTGSFKYSSTTADTFRVAGELIGKGVKPSEVAGKLFDNFTSNRLQLLQMVLDSLELFHKNRVAVIKATGEMFARTGTVQADTENFINYPRSLTTVKVAVFIKESRDGMISVSLRSKGSGYDVARIAGSFGGGGHCNAAGFKLKGATVAEIQEKLLHELGPLVSEH